A genomic stretch from bacterium includes:
- a CDS encoding SIMPL domain-containing protein yields the protein MQKKEARILGWSFIIGMFIFGLFFYAGRSGRETISVIGTATKRYESDIIKWRVTITRFADLKDMKLGYDQLKKDEELLVELLKSNGVDPKDITVQPVMSEQKYDRYGQQLGFTLRQIIFVISKDIPKVEQLALNPKFIIDKGIILDSANVEYYFSNLPEIKRELLALATQDAKKRAQEIAKNAGVKLDKLISARSGIFQINEPFSTEIQSYGVYNTATRQKDINITLNATYTLK from the coding sequence TTTTCGGATTATTTTTTTATGCTGGTCGTTCAGGTCGTGAAACGATAAGCGTTATTGGCACCGCAACCAAACGATATGAATCGGATATCATCAAATGGCGGGTAACCATAACCCGATTTGCAGATTTAAAAGATATGAAACTGGGTTATGACCAGTTGAAAAAAGATGAGGAATTATTGGTTGAATTATTGAAATCGAATGGCGTTGACCCGAAAGATATCACCGTCCAACCGGTTATGTCTGAGCAAAAATATGACCGATATGGGCAACAGCTTGGGTTCACGTTACGTCAGATAATTTTTGTTATCTCGAAAGATATCCCGAAAGTAGAGCAACTTGCGTTAAACCCGAAATTTATTATTGATAAAGGGATTATTCTTGATTCTGCAAATGTGGAATATTATTTTTCGAATCTTCCGGAGATAAAACGGGAACTTTTAGCGTTAGCGACGCAAGATGCGAAAAAACGAGCGCAAGAAATCGCGAAAAACGCTGGAGTTAAATTAGATAAACTCATTTCTGCTCGGAGCGGAATTTTCCAAATAAATGAACCGTTTTCAACCGAAATTCAGTCGTATGGTGTATATAACACTGCTACCCGCCAGAAGGATATTAATATAACCCTGAACGCAACGTATACGTTGAAATAG